The Eggerthella guodeyinii sequence GGCTCACCGACCGCACGTCGCCCGGCAAGATGGCGGCGGCCGGCCAGGCCATCGGCTGCATCACGCTCGCGCTCATCTTCGCGTTCTCGGGCACGCCCGCCACGGCGGCTGGGCTCATGTTCCTGTGCGCCTTCGGCATGTTCTTCGTGTCGAGCCCCCAGCAGCTGCTCATGGTGAAGGTGGGGCGCGGCGGCGGCGAGATGATCGGGTCGGCGTGCGTGCAGGTGGCGTTCAACCTGGGCAACGCGTTCGGCGCCACTATCGGCCAGGCCGTGCTCAACGCCGGCGCGTCCTACGCCTCGCCGAGCCTGGCGGGCGTGCCCTTCTCGCTTGCGGCCGTCGCGCTGCTCGCGGTGTTCGCCGCCCGCTACGAGCGCCGCTACCGCGCAGCCGGCGCGCCGGACGGCATCGACGTGCACGACGCCCCGGAAACGCCGTCGTGCACGCAGCCCGCTTTTCGCCTAGAATGAGAACCCGAACGCAACGAGTCGCAAGCGAAGGGAGCGCCATGAGGCAATGCATGGACGCGGATAACCTGCACCGCAGGCTGAAGAAGATCGTCGGGCAGGTGCAGGCCATCGACCGCATGGTGGACGAGGACGTGCCCTGCGAGGACGTGCTCGCGCAGATCAACGCCGCGAAGTCGGCGCTGCACAAGTGCGGCCAGGTGGTGCTCGAGGGCCACATCCAGCACTGCGTGCGCGACGGCATCGAGCACGGCGACGCCGACAAGACCATCGAAAGCTTCACCAAAGCCGTCGAGCGCTTCTCCAACATGAGCTAATCTTCCGCGCGACCGAGCGCCCGCCCCTTCCCCAGGGAGCAACGGAAGCGGGGCGCATGACCGCCGGATGGAAGGGAGCTCCCCGCTCCGGCTGGCACCGCGCGGGACCCTTCGGCACCGGCGCCCTGCGGACGCCTCCGCCCAGGACGACCGGGGGCTCGATCCCATTCTGCGGCCATGTGCTAAACAAGCCACCAGAACAAATGTTTCACGTGAAACATTCCAGGCGAGCGCTGCCAACCGGGCGCGCCCGGCAAGCAGCGCAACCCCGATTCGCCCTCCCCGCCCCTTCCTCCATGTTCAAAAGTTACCTCTGGATAATTCTTCGTTCGCGCAGTATTATACCTATACCCCCATAGGTACCAAAGTGCAACGGAGAACCACTCACGAAGGAGACGATGGCCATGCGCGCACCCTTGCTGGAACGACTCGAAGAACTGCTCGATCGAGGCGGCACGAAGAAGGACGTCGCGCTGCTGGCCGTGTCGGCCGTCGCGCTGGGATTCAGCTTCTTCGCGCCCGAGACGCTGCCCTTCAACCCGGCCTGGATCGCCATCGTGCTGTGCGGCGCGCCCATCATCCTGGGCGCCGTCATCGGGTTGGTGACGGAGTTCGACATCAAGGCCGACGTGCTCGTATCGCTCGCGCTCATCGCGGCGGTGGCCATTGGCGAGGACTTCGCCGCCGGCGAGGTAGCGCTCATCATGCAGCTGGGCGCGCTGCTGGAGGACCTGACGGTGGCGAAGGCCCGCGCCGGCATCGAGCGGCTCGTGCATCTGTCGCCCCGCACGGCGCGCATCGTGCGCGACGGTGCGGAAACCGTCGTCGCCGCCGAGGACGTGCAGGTGGGAGACGTGCTGCGCGTGCTGCCCGGCGAAACCGTGGCCGTGGACGGCACCGTCCTGGAAGGGCGCACCTCCATCGACGAGTCGGTGATGACCGGCGAATCGCTGCCGGTCGACAAGGCGCCGGGCGACGAGGTGAAGAGCGGGACGGTGAACCAGTTCGGGGCGTTCGACATGCGCGCCCAGCGCGTGGGCGAGGACAGCTCGCTCGCCCGCATGATCGAGCTCGTGCAGTCGGCCGACGCCGGCAAGGCCAAGATCGTGCGCCTCGCCGACCGATGGGCCACCTGGATCGTCGTCATCGCCCTGACCGCGGCGGCCGGCACGTGGCTCGTCACCGGCGAGATCATCCGCGCCGTCACCATCCTCGTGGTGTTCTGCCCCTGCGCGCTCGTGCTGGCCACGCCCACGGCCATCATGGCGGCCATCGGCAACGTGACGAAGCTCGGCGTG is a genomic window containing:
- a CDS encoding metal-sensing transcriptional repressor — encoded protein: MRQCMDADNLHRRLKKIVGQVQAIDRMVDEDVPCEDVLAQINAAKSALHKCGQVVLEGHIQHCVRDGIEHGDADKTIESFTKAVERFSNMS